From Streptomyces sp. TLI_105, the proteins below share one genomic window:
- a CDS encoding carboxymuconolactone decarboxylase family protein, with protein MAHTPQARMTNPAYVLADAGPAIQNLLKATRQGGVDESILELVHLRASQINNCGFCVDYGAKSARKNGVSDEKLFAVAAWREAPYFSDEERAALALAEAATRLADASDAVPDEVWDAAADHFDEKQLAAIVLMVAVTNLFNRLNVTVRQPAGVGL; from the coding sequence ATGGCGCACACGCCCCAGGCCCGCATGACCAACCCCGCCTACGTCCTGGCCGACGCCGGTCCGGCGATCCAGAACCTGCTCAAGGCCACCCGTCAGGGCGGGGTCGACGAGTCGATCCTGGAGCTGGTGCACCTGCGGGCCAGCCAGATCAACAACTGCGGCTTCTGCGTCGACTACGGCGCCAAGAGCGCCAGGAAGAACGGCGTCAGCGACGAGAAGCTGTTCGCGGTCGCGGCCTGGCGCGAGGCGCCGTACTTCTCCGACGAGGAGCGTGCGGCCCTCGCCCTCGCAGAGGCCGCGACCCGGCTCGCCGACGCCTCGGACGCGGTGCCGGACGAGGTGTGGGACGCCGCCGCCGACCACTTCGACGAGAAGCAGCTCGCCGCGATCGTGCTGATGGTCGCCGTCACCAACCTGTTCAACCGGCTCAACGTCACCGTCCGGCAGCCGGCCGGCGTGGGCCTGTGA
- a CDS encoding ADP-ribosylglycohydrolase family protein, which yields MATTAAAVWGRAEQQDFRARVRGCLLGGALGDALGAAADGHTLAELREAHGPDGLTDPVPAFGRRGAVTAATQMALFTVDGLIRAQVRRDTGAWHPPTDVHRAHLRWAATQRDWGPDERRKDNGWLAREEWLYARRNPSRACLIGLGDDVLGTLDRPKNPDARDSGALPRSAPFGLLVGWEPQLVCQLAVECAAQTHGAPEAGLAAGAFAVTVHGLARGGSVEAAVARALEQLAVRPGHEPVTEALGRALGAVREGAPDADRVTALGAGEDRAGGQLAAAVYCALVGEDVRHGLRLAVNHDGPSSVTGALTGALLGALHGETALPPAWLAELEGRATVLELADDFAMEMTQGAALHSATESSPGWLARYPRGD from the coding sequence GTGGCCACGACAGCCGCAGCCGTGTGGGGCCGCGCCGAGCAGCAGGACTTCCGGGCCCGCGTACGGGGCTGTCTGCTCGGTGGAGCCCTCGGCGACGCCCTGGGCGCGGCCGCCGACGGCCACACGCTCGCGGAGCTGCGCGAGGCCCATGGACCTGACGGACTCACGGACCCGGTCCCCGCCTTCGGCCGCCGCGGCGCCGTCACCGCCGCGACCCAGATGGCGCTGTTCACCGTGGACGGCCTCATCAGGGCCCAGGTCCGCCGGGACACGGGCGCCTGGCATCCGCCCACCGACGTGCACCGGGCCCATCTGCGCTGGGCGGCCACCCAGCGCGACTGGGGCCCGGACGAGCGCCGCAAGGACAACGGCTGGCTGGCCCGCGAGGAGTGGCTCTACGCCCGCCGCAATCCGTCCCGCGCCTGCCTCATCGGCCTCGGCGACGACGTCCTCGGCACCCTCGACAGGCCGAAGAACCCGGACGCGCGGGACTCCGGGGCCCTGCCCCGCTCCGCCCCCTTCGGGCTGCTCGTCGGCTGGGAGCCGCAGCTCGTCTGCCAGCTGGCGGTGGAGTGCGCGGCGCAGACGCACGGCGCCCCGGAGGCGGGTCTCGCGGCGGGCGCCTTCGCGGTCACCGTCCACGGTCTCGCGCGCGGCGGCTCGGTGGAGGCGGCGGTGGCCCGCGCCCTGGAGCAGCTCGCGGTGCGCCCCGGTCACGAGCCGGTGACCGAGGCGCTGGGCCGGGCCCTCGGAGCCGTACGGGAGGGGGCGCCGGACGCGGACCGGGTGACGGCTCTGGGGGCCGGTGAGGACCGGGCCGGGGGGCAGCTGGCGGCGGCGGTCTACTGCGCGCTGGTCGGCGAGGACGTACGGCACGGGCTGCGGCTCGCGGTGAACCACGACGGGCCCTCGTCGGTGACGGGCGCGCTCACGGGCGCGCTGCTCGGTGCCCTGCACGGCGAGACGGCCCTCCCGCCGGCCTGGCTGGCCGAACTGGAGGGCCGTGCGACGGTCCTGGAGCTCGCGGACGACTTCGCGATGGAGATGACCCAGGGCGCCGCCCTGCACAGCGCGACGGAGTCCTCCCCGGGCTGGCTGGCCCGCTACCCGAGGGGTGACTAG
- a CDS encoding carboxymuconolactone decarboxylase family protein encodes MSARMPNPAAVLPEAMPAVLRLVKAVTSGGDVPGSTLHLVHLRTSQINGCGYCVVGGALKAQEEGETDERLHAVAAWREAPYFTEAERAALALAEHATRLADRPDAVPDAVWDEAARHYDEKQLAQIVLWIGVSNLFNRLNATTRQPAGATW; translated from the coding sequence GTGTCCGCACGCATGCCCAACCCCGCCGCCGTCCTGCCCGAGGCCATGCCGGCGGTCCTCCGGCTCGTCAAGGCCGTCACCTCGGGCGGCGACGTGCCCGGCAGCACCCTGCACCTGGTCCACCTCCGGACGAGCCAGATCAACGGCTGCGGGTACTGCGTGGTCGGCGGGGCCCTGAAGGCGCAGGAGGAGGGCGAGACGGACGAGCGGCTGCACGCCGTCGCGGCCTGGCGCGAGGCGCCGTACTTCACGGAGGCGGAGCGGGCGGCGCTCGCCCTCGCCGAACACGCGACCCGGCTCGCGGACCGCCCGGACGCCGTGCCGGACGCGGTGTGGGACGAGGCGGCCCGGCACTACGACGAGAAGCAGCTGGCGCAGATCGTGCTGTGGATCGGGGTCAGCAACCTCTTCAACCGGCTCAACGCGACGACCCGGCAGCCGGCCGGGGCGACCTGGTAG
- a CDS encoding GDSL-type esterase/lipase family protein, whose protein sequence is MNEPRPHALFSFGTLLDERVQETLFGQAVPQTPAALAGHTTRPLRITDPEVIATSGLDVHLTLERRIGAEVQGAILHLTDADLAAADDYEVDDYVRRRARLSSGASAWAYLDARPLRSASRIVIVGDSIAYGRCDPQGGWAARLAAGHIALDETDHRVFNLAVPGSTLAEVAEQTPALLPARRPDTLVVAAGINDVAVVGKGPARLEESLDALAATALTHGARLVVVGPTWLDEDRAPDYDGLSFTRERASTLRENLRSWCTSHRIDHLDLWEPLRDRPDLLADGLHPTPEGHAMLHRHLMGVAL, encoded by the coding sequence GTGAACGAGCCCCGCCCCCATGCCCTGTTCTCCTTTGGAACTCTCCTGGACGAACGCGTCCAGGAAACCCTCTTCGGACAGGCCGTCCCGCAGACGCCGGCCGCGCTTGCGGGGCACACGACGCGGCCCCTCCGGATCACCGACCCCGAGGTGATCGCCACCAGCGGTCTCGACGTCCACCTCACGCTGGAACGCCGGATCGGCGCCGAGGTCCAGGGCGCCATACTGCACCTCACGGACGCCGACCTGGCCGCCGCCGACGACTACGAGGTCGACGACTACGTCCGCCGCCGAGCACGACTCTCTTCGGGCGCGAGCGCATGGGCCTACCTCGACGCGCGGCCGCTGCGCTCCGCATCTCGCATCGTGATCGTCGGCGACAGCATCGCGTACGGCCGCTGCGATCCGCAGGGCGGCTGGGCGGCCCGCCTGGCCGCCGGCCACATCGCTCTCGACGAGACCGACCACCGTGTCTTCAACCTCGCCGTTCCCGGCTCCACCCTCGCCGAGGTCGCCGAGCAGACCCCTGCCCTGCTGCCGGCCCGCCGCCCCGACACCCTCGTGGTCGCGGCAGGCATCAACGACGTGGCCGTGGTCGGCAAGGGCCCGGCCCGCCTGGAAGAGAGTCTCGACGCGCTGGCGGCGACGGCCCTGACCCACGGCGCGCGGCTGGTGGTCGTCGGACCCACCTGGCTCGACGAGGACCGTGCCCCCGACTATGACGGTCTGTCCTTCACCCGTGAACGCGCCTCGACCCTCCGCGAGAACCTGCGTTCCTGGTGCACCTCACATCGCATCGATCACCTCGACCTGTGGGAACCGCTGCGTGACCGCCCCGACCTCCTCGCCGACGGTCTGCACCCCACGCCCGAGGGGCACGCCATGCTTCACCGGCACCTCATGGGCGTCGCCCTGTGA
- a CDS encoding APC family permease, with the protein MTQVDVRPQAGDTAGGVDAPGGTPGVRTKGLGGNSVGLLGSAVIGISTVAPVYCLTSTLGSTAGEVGLQMPAVFLAGFLPMLLVAFAYRELNKRMPDCGTSFTWTVKAFGPKVGWMCGWGLVIATIIVLSNLAGVATSYFWLLAGEITGNPSIAALDDNKAVHILTCLTLIAAATAISYRGMTATKGVQYTLVGLQLAVLAVFVVMAFQKAGSVDFPTGASFSWSWLNPFSVGSFAAFTAGLSLSIFMYWGWDTCLTANEETTDSDRTPGRAALISMVVLVGSYLATGVAAQMVVGSGEKGLGLANPETSDNVFAALAGPVMGPVLGIALFVAVLASAAASLQTTFIPVARTVLAMSSYEALPPSFARVHPVFKVPGKATIVAGVATGVFYTVMTLVSENVLVDTIYALGLMICFYYALTAFACVWFFRRELFGSVRDLAFKGVIPLLGGLMLTAVFGKTLYDMWDPAYGSGSAVLGVGSVFVIGVGLLLLGVVIMLVMQRRSPAFFRGEILTKETPSLVVAD; encoded by the coding sequence ATGACTCAGGTGGACGTGCGGCCTCAGGCCGGAGACACGGCAGGGGGCGTCGACGCCCCGGGCGGCACCCCCGGCGTGCGCACCAAGGGCCTCGGCGGCAACTCCGTGGGCCTCCTCGGCAGTGCCGTCATCGGCATCTCGACCGTCGCCCCCGTCTACTGCCTGACCTCCACGCTCGGCTCCACCGCCGGCGAGGTCGGACTGCAGATGCCCGCCGTCTTCCTCGCGGGCTTCCTGCCGATGCTGCTCGTCGCGTTCGCGTACCGCGAGCTCAACAAGCGCATGCCGGACTGCGGCACCTCCTTCACCTGGACCGTGAAGGCCTTCGGCCCCAAGGTCGGCTGGATGTGCGGCTGGGGCCTGGTCATCGCGACGATCATCGTGCTGTCCAACCTGGCCGGCGTCGCGACCTCGTACTTCTGGCTGCTCGCCGGGGAGATCACCGGGAACCCCTCGATCGCCGCCCTGGACGACAACAAGGCCGTCCACATCCTCACCTGCCTCACCCTGATCGCCGCCGCGACCGCGATCAGCTACCGCGGCATGACCGCCACCAAGGGCGTGCAGTACACCCTCGTCGGCCTCCAGCTGGCCGTCCTCGCGGTCTTCGTGGTGATGGCCTTCCAGAAGGCCGGCTCGGTCGACTTCCCGACCGGCGCCTCCTTCTCCTGGTCCTGGCTGAACCCCTTCTCCGTCGGCTCCTTCGCGGCCTTCACCGCCGGCCTCTCGCTGTCGATCTTCATGTACTGGGGCTGGGACACCTGCCTCACGGCCAACGAGGAGACCACCGACAGCGACAGGACCCCGGGTCGCGCCGCGCTCATCTCGATGGTCGTCCTGGTCGGCTCCTACCTGGCCACCGGCGTCGCCGCCCAGATGGTCGTCGGCTCCGGGGAGAAGGGCCTCGGCCTCGCCAACCCGGAGACCTCCGACAACGTCTTCGCCGCCCTCGCGGGCCCCGTCATGGGCCCCGTCCTCGGCATCGCGCTCTTCGTCGCCGTCCTCGCCTCCGCCGCCGCGAGCCTGCAGACCACCTTCATCCCGGTCGCCCGCACGGTCCTCGCCATGTCCAGCTACGAGGCGCTGCCGCCGTCCTTCGCCCGGGTCCACCCCGTCTTCAAGGTGCCCGGCAAGGCCACGATCGTGGCCGGCGTCGCCACCGGCGTCTTCTACACGGTGATGACCCTGGTCAGCGAGAACGTCCTGGTCGACACCATCTACGCGCTCGGCCTGATGATCTGCTTCTACTACGCGCTGACGGCCTTCGCCTGCGTCTGGTTCTTCCGCAGGGAGCTCTTCGGCTCCGTCCGCGACCTCGCCTTCAAGGGCGTGATCCCGCTCCTCGGCGGCCTGATGCTCACCGCCGTCTTCGGCAAGACGCTCTACGACATGTGGGACCCGGCCTACGGCTCCGGCTCCGCGGTCCTCGGCGTCGGCTCGGTCTTCGTGATCGGCGTCGGTCTGCTGCTCCTCGGCGTGGTGATCATGCTGGTCATGCAGCGCAGGAGCCCCGCGTTCTTCCGCGGCGAGATCCTGACGAAGGAGACCCCGTCGCTGGTGGTCGCGGACTGA
- a CDS encoding GNAT family N-acetyltransferase: protein MLNRIETYYDAVPRPAARTEDFGPLTLFVREGQGWPYYARPALGHEGEVSPEAVEKVRARQRELGVPEAFEWVAETTPGLRAAVEATGLAVHEHPLMVLEGEPLAVPEPEGVTVRMVGVDDSALESAVAAPYAAFGMEPQPGSTAQVAERLAAGLTRLAAALDATGRALAAGQHQPVGGVSEVVGVGTVPAARRRGLGLAVTAALVADARAHGTELVFLTASDADVARLYGRLGFRTVATALIAES from the coding sequence GTGCTGAACCGAATCGAGACGTACTACGACGCCGTCCCCCGCCCCGCCGCCCGCACCGAGGACTTCGGGCCGCTGACCCTCTTCGTACGGGAGGGGCAGGGCTGGCCCTACTACGCCCGCCCGGCGCTCGGGCACGAGGGCGAGGTGTCCCCGGAGGCCGTGGAGAAGGTGCGGGCCCGGCAGCGGGAGCTGGGGGTGCCCGAGGCCTTCGAGTGGGTCGCGGAGACGACCCCGGGGCTGCGGGCCGCCGTGGAGGCGACCGGCCTCGCCGTGCACGAGCACCCGCTGATGGTCCTGGAGGGCGAGCCGCTCGCCGTGCCGGAGCCCGAGGGCGTCACCGTACGGATGGTGGGCGTGGACGACTCCGCCCTGGAGAGCGCCGTCGCCGCCCCGTACGCCGCCTTCGGGATGGAGCCGCAGCCCGGCAGCACCGCCCAGGTCGCGGAGCGCCTCGCGGCGGGCCTGACCCGGCTCGCCGCGGCCCTGGACGCCACCGGGAGGGCCCTCGCGGCCGGCCAGCACCAGCCCGTCGGGGGCGTCTCCGAGGTCGTCGGCGTCGGCACCGTCCCGGCGGCGCGGCGCCGGGGCCTCGGGCTGGCGGTCACGGCCGCGCTCGTCGCGGACGCCCGCGCCCACGGCACGGAGCTGGTGTTCCTCACGGCCTCGGATGCGGACGTGGCCCGGCTCTACGGCCGGCTCGGCTTCCGCACGGTGGCGACCGCCCTGATCGCGGAGTCCTGA
- a CDS encoding LLM class F420-dependent oxidoreductase translates to MRISTTIFLTDETIGPVRLARELEQRGFAGLYLPEHTHIPVSRETPYPAGGELPREYARTLDPLVALGQAAAVTERLGLGTGITLITQHDPIVLAKQIATLDHLSGGRFTLGVGFGWNREEAADHGVDWSTRRELGRDRLDLMRALWAPEPTAYAGESGDSVRASEAWPKPAGGAPRVLLGGAAGPKLFAQIAAQADGWMPIGGRGLTESLPVLREAWEKAGRDPETLRLVPYAVLPSPGKLAHYEELGCDEVVLQLPPGDESEVLTVLDGYARYL, encoded by the coding sequence ATGCGGATCTCGACCACGATCTTCCTGACCGACGAGACCATCGGCCCCGTGCGGCTCGCGCGCGAGCTGGAGCAGCGCGGCTTCGCGGGGCTCTACCTCCCCGAGCACACCCACATCCCCGTCTCCCGCGAGACGCCCTACCCGGCGGGCGGGGAGCTGCCCCGGGAGTACGCCCGGACGCTCGACCCGCTCGTGGCCCTGGGACAGGCCGCGGCCGTCACCGAACGCCTCGGCCTCGGCACCGGCATCACCCTGATCACCCAGCACGACCCGATCGTGCTCGCCAAGCAGATCGCCACCCTCGACCACCTCTCCGGGGGCCGGTTCACCCTGGGCGTCGGCTTCGGCTGGAACAGGGAGGAGGCCGCCGACCACGGCGTCGACTGGTCCACCCGCCGCGAGCTCGGCCGCGACCGGCTGGACCTGATGCGGGCCCTGTGGGCGCCCGAACCGACGGCGTACGCGGGGGAGTCCGGCGACTCCGTACGCGCCTCGGAGGCCTGGCCCAAGCCGGCCGGCGGCGCCCCGCGCGTCCTCCTGGGCGGCGCGGCGGGCCCGAAGCTCTTCGCGCAGATCGCCGCGCAGGCCGACGGCTGGATGCCGATCGGCGGCCGGGGCCTGACGGAGTCCCTCCCCGTCCTCCGCGAGGCCTGGGAGAAGGCCGGCCGTGACCCGGAGACCCTCCGGCTCGTCCCGTACGCGGTCCTCCCGAGCCCCGGCAAGCTCGCCCACTACGAGGAACTGGGCTGCGACGAGGTCGTCCTCCAACTCCCGCCGGGCGACGAGTCGGAGGTCCTGACCGTCCTGGACGGGTACGCGCGGTACCTCTGA
- a CDS encoding sodium:solute symporter family protein → MNSLDWAVLIGYFGVMVAIGVWSHKRVDTVSDFFTAGGRMPWWLSGISHHMSGYSAVMFTGYAGIAYTYGVTSYVTWSFPIAIGIAIGAHLFAPRLNRLRSRLRVASPLEYLKDRYNLPTQQALAWSGVLLKIVDVGAKWAAIATLLSVFTGISLNQGILITGVVTGVYCTVGGLWADALTELGQFVIQLLAGVAMLVAVLGKLGGFSALWTVWDRPELQGHTAPTAGPYTLTFLLAYLFIKTFEYSGGMWNQAQRYMATPSAREATRSGRLSAVLWFVWPLVLFFPMWCAPLLVHPKKPDGSDAYALMTEQLLPHGLLGLVVVGFFSHTMAMCSSDANAIAAVFTRDIAPVLSKAARSWTQRAGLLAARWSTIAFLGLSMAVATQVNSPAFKDIITVVIKWVAGLMGPIAIPFMLGLLRPFRKSGPTAALASWAAGLFVFWLTNYGLDGVELQIQIVSPLATSLVLYVLIGYVKPEDTPERDALLDRIGSDGDGVAAVPAQGGARTDQPLG, encoded by the coding sequence ATGAACAGTCTCGACTGGGCCGTGCTCATCGGCTACTTCGGCGTCATGGTCGCGATCGGCGTCTGGTCCCACAAGCGCGTGGACACCGTCTCCGACTTCTTCACCGCCGGCGGCCGGATGCCCTGGTGGCTCTCCGGCATCTCCCACCACATGTCGGGCTACAGCGCCGTGATGTTCACCGGATACGCGGGCATCGCCTACACCTACGGCGTCACCTCCTACGTCACCTGGTCCTTCCCCATCGCCATCGGCATCGCCATCGGCGCCCACCTCTTCGCGCCCCGCCTCAACCGGCTCCGCTCCCGCCTCCGCGTCGCCTCCCCGCTCGAATACCTCAAGGACCGCTACAACCTCCCCACCCAGCAGGCCCTCGCCTGGTCCGGCGTCCTCCTGAAGATCGTCGACGTCGGTGCCAAGTGGGCCGCCATCGCGACCCTGCTCTCCGTCTTCACCGGGATCTCCCTCAACCAGGGCATCCTCATCACCGGCGTCGTCACCGGCGTCTACTGCACCGTCGGCGGCCTCTGGGCCGACGCCCTCACCGAACTCGGCCAGTTCGTCATCCAGCTCCTCGCCGGCGTCGCGATGCTCGTCGCGGTCCTCGGCAAGCTCGGCGGCTTCAGCGCCCTGTGGACCGTGTGGGACCGGCCCGAGCTCCAGGGCCACACCGCGCCCACGGCCGGCCCGTACACGCTGACGTTCCTCCTCGCGTACCTCTTCATCAAGACCTTCGAGTACAGCGGCGGCATGTGGAACCAGGCCCAGCGCTACATGGCCACCCCGTCCGCCCGCGAAGCCACCCGCTCCGGCCGCCTCTCCGCCGTCCTCTGGTTCGTCTGGCCGCTCGTCCTCTTCTTCCCCATGTGGTGCGCGCCGCTGCTCGTCCACCCGAAGAAGCCCGACGGCTCCGACGCGTACGCCCTCATGACCGAACAGCTGCTGCCGCACGGCCTCCTCGGGCTCGTCGTCGTCGGCTTCTTCTCGCACACCATGGCCATGTGCTCCTCCGACGCCAACGCCATCGCGGCCGTCTTCACCCGGGACATCGCCCCCGTCCTCAGCAAGGCCGCGCGGAGCTGGACCCAGCGGGCCGGGCTGCTCGCCGCGCGCTGGTCGACGATCGCCTTCCTCGGCCTGTCGATGGCCGTCGCCACCCAGGTCAACTCCCCCGCCTTCAAGGACATCATCACCGTCGTCATCAAGTGGGTCGCCGGACTCATGGGACCGATCGCGATCCCCTTCATGCTCGGCCTGCTGCGCCCCTTCCGGAAGTCGGGCCCCACGGCCGCGCTCGCCTCCTGGGCGGCCGGACTGTTCGTCTTCTGGCTCACCAACTACGGCCTCGACGGCGTCGAGCTCCAGATCCAGATCGTCTCGCCGCTCGCGACCTCGCTCGTCCTCTACGTCCTCATCGGGTACGTGAAGCCGGAGGACACCCCGGAGCGGGACGCGCTCCTCGACCGGATCGGGTCGGACGGGGACGGTGTCGCGGCCGTCCCCGCACAGGGCGGCGCGCGGACCGATCAGCCCCTGGGTTGA
- a CDS encoding GNAT family N-acetyltransferase: MYRETNWALRPGRAEDVEPMAELRAEVMREDLTRLGRYDEHRVRQRLRDGFSAAHTSVIELDGALAGCVTVRPYENGEGLYLEHFYLAPETRGRGLGTAVLRGLLDRADAAGVPVRLVVLQGSAARRLYEREGFRLESEDPVDVLMVREARTVTGPRRPAAGR, translated from the coding sequence ATGTATCGGGAAACGAACTGGGCCCTGCGCCCCGGCCGTGCCGAGGACGTCGAGCCGATGGCCGAGCTGCGGGCCGAGGTCATGCGCGAGGACCTGACGCGCCTCGGCCGTTACGACGAGCACCGGGTGCGCCAGCGGCTGCGGGACGGCTTCTCGGCCGCGCACACCTCGGTGATCGAACTGGACGGCGCCCTCGCCGGGTGCGTCACGGTGCGCCCGTACGAGAACGGCGAAGGGCTCTACCTGGAGCACTTCTACCTGGCCCCCGAGACCCGGGGCCGGGGCCTCGGGACGGCGGTGCTGCGCGGGCTGCTCGACCGGGCCGACGCGGCGGGCGTACCCGTCCGCCTCGTGGTCCTGCAGGGCAGCGCGGCCCGCCGTCTCTACGAGCGGGAGGGGTTCAGGCTCGAGTCCGAGGACCCGGTGGACGTGCTGATGGTGCGGGAGGCCCGGACCGTCACAGGCCCACGCCGGCCGGCTGCCGGACGGTGA
- a CDS encoding bifunctional FO biosynthesis protein CofGH, whose translation MTDHQAGRPTENAMRRALKRARDGVALDVAEAAVLLRARGEDLADLVASAGRVRDAGLEAAGRPGVVTYSKSVFIPLTRLCRDKCHYCTFVTVPGKLRRDGHGMFMSPDEVLDIARRGAEAGCKEALITLGDKPEDRWPEAREWLDAHGYDDTIAYVRAMAIRILEETGLLPHLNPGVLSWTDFQRLKPVAPSMGMMLETTATRLWSEPGGPHYGSPDKEPAVRLRVLEDAGRSSVPFTSGLLLGIGETLEERAESLFALRRVARAYHSIQELIIQNFRAKPDTAMRGMPDAELDDLVATVAVARLIMGPSACLQAPPNLVDSEYERLIAAGIDDWGGVSPLTIDHVNPERPWPRIEELAARSAAAGFELRERLCVYPEFVTRGEPWLDPRLLPHVRALADPETGLANPDAPVRGLPWQEPDEAFTATGRTDLHTTIDTEGRTSDRREDFDDVYGDWDALREAAAPGMLPERVDADVREALSVAAGDPTRLTDAQALALLHADGPALDALTRIADDVRRSVIGDEVTYIVTRNINFTNVCYTGCRFCAFAQRRTDADAYTLSLDQVADRAQQAWDVGAVEVCMQGGIHPDLPGTAYFDIARAVKERVPGMHVHAFSPMEVVNGASRTGLSIREWLTAAKEAGLDSIPGTAAEILDDEVRWVLTKGKLPTATWTEVIKTAHELGIRSSSTMMYGHVDQPRHWLGHFRTLSRIQQETGGFTEFVTLPFIHTNAPVYLAGIARPGPTARDNRAVTAMARLLLHPWIPNIQTSWVKLGTEGAAEMLRSGANDLGGTLMEETISRMAGSGYGSYRSIRDLEAIAEAAGRPSRPRTTLYGEVPEERQRTARASDGHLPELLPVLPQE comes from the coding sequence ATGACGGATCACCAGGCAGGACGACCCACCGAGAACGCCATGCGCCGTGCCCTCAAGCGGGCCAGGGACGGGGTCGCGCTCGATGTCGCCGAGGCCGCCGTGCTGCTGCGGGCACGGGGGGAGGACCTGGCGGACCTGGTGGCGTCCGCGGGGCGCGTGCGGGACGCCGGCCTGGAGGCGGCCGGGCGGCCGGGGGTCGTCACGTACTCGAAGAGCGTGTTCATACCGCTCACCCGGCTCTGCCGGGACAAGTGCCACTACTGCACGTTCGTCACCGTCCCCGGCAAGCTGCGCCGGGACGGGCACGGGATGTTCATGTCGCCGGACGAGGTCCTCGACATCGCCCGCCGCGGCGCCGAGGCGGGCTGCAAGGAAGCCCTGATCACCCTCGGCGACAAGCCAGAGGACCGCTGGCCCGAGGCCCGTGAGTGGCTCGACGCCCACGGGTACGACGACACCATCGCGTACGTACGGGCCATGGCGATCCGCATCCTGGAGGAGACGGGGCTGCTGCCCCACCTCAACCCCGGCGTCCTGTCCTGGACCGACTTCCAGCGCCTCAAGCCCGTCGCGCCCTCCATGGGCATGATGCTGGAGACGACCGCGACCCGCCTCTGGTCCGAGCCCGGCGGCCCCCACTACGGCTCCCCCGACAAGGAACCCGCCGTGCGCCTGCGGGTGCTGGAGGACGCCGGACGTTCCTCCGTCCCCTTCACCTCGGGGCTGCTGCTCGGCATCGGGGAGACCCTGGAGGAGCGGGCCGAGTCCCTCTTCGCGCTGCGCCGCGTCGCGCGCGCGTACCACTCGATCCAGGAGCTGATCATCCAGAACTTCCGCGCCAAGCCGGACACGGCGATGCGCGGGATGCCGGACGCCGAGCTCGACGACCTCGTCGCCACCGTCGCCGTCGCCCGGCTCATCATGGGACCCTCCGCCTGCCTCCAGGCCCCGCCGAACCTCGTCGACTCCGAGTACGAGCGGCTGATCGCCGCCGGCATCGACGACTGGGGCGGCGTCTCCCCGCTCACCATCGACCACGTCAACCCCGAGCGCCCCTGGCCGCGGATCGAGGAGCTCGCCGCCCGCTCCGCCGCAGCCGGCTTCGAGCTGCGCGAACGGCTCTGCGTCTATCCCGAGTTCGTCACCCGGGGCGAACCCTGGCTCGACCCCCGGCTCCTCCCGCACGTCCGCGCCCTCGCCGATCCCGAGACCGGTCTCGCGAACCCCGACGCGCCCGTGCGCGGCCTGCCCTGGCAGGAGCCCGACGAGGCCTTCACCGCCACCGGCCGCACGGACCTGCACACCACCATCGACACCGAGGGCCGCACGTCCGACCGGCGCGAGGACTTCGACGACGTGTACGGCGACTGGGACGCGCTCCGCGAGGCCGCCGCCCCCGGCATGCTCCCCGAGCGCGTCGACGCCGACGTCCGCGAGGCGCTCTCCGTCGCCGCCGGCGACCCGACGAGGCTCACCGACGCCCAGGCGCTCGCCCTGCTGCACGCGGACGGCCCCGCGCTCGACGCCCTCACGCGGATCGCGGACGACGTCCGCAGGTCCGTGATCGGCGACGAGGTCACGTACATCGTCACCCGCAACATCAACTTCACCAACGTCTGCTACACCGGCTGCCGTTTCTGCGCCTTCGCCCAGCGGCGCACCGACGCCGACGCGTACACGCTCTCCCTCGACCAGGTCGCGGACCGCGCCCAGCAGGCCTGGGACGTCGGCGCCGTCGAGGTCTGCATGCAGGGCGGCATCCACCCCGACCTGCCCGGCACGGCCTACTTCGACATCGCGCGCGCGGTGAAGGAACGGGTGCCCGGGATGCACGTGCACGCCTTCTCGCCGATGGAGGTCGTCAACGGCGCGTCTCGCACGGGCCTGTCGATACGGGAGTGGCTGACGGCGGCGAAGGAGGCCGGCCTCGACTCGATCCCCGGCACCGCCGCCGAGATCCTCGACGACGAGGTCCGCTGGGTGCTGACGAAGGGCAAGCTGCCGACGGCGACGTGGACCGAGGTGATCAAAACGGCCCACGAGCTGGGCATCCGCTCCTCCTCCACGATGATGTACGGGCACGTGGACCAGCCCCGGCACTGGCTCGGCCACTTCCGCACGCTCTCCCGCATCCAGCAGGAGACCGGCGGCTTCACCGAGTTCGTGACCCTCCCCTTCATCCACACCAACGCACCCGTCTACCTCGCGGGCATCGCCCGCCCCGGCCCGACCGCCCGCGACAACCGCGCGGTGACGGCCATGGCCCGTCTGCTGCTGCACCCCTGGATCCCCAACATCCAGACCAGCTGGGTGAAGCTGGGCACGGAGGGCGCGGCGGAGATGCTCCGCTCGGGAGCCAACGACCTCGGCGGGACGCTGATGGAGGAGACCATCTCCCGGATGGCGGGCTCCGGTTACGGCTCGTACCGCTCGATCCGCGACCTGGAGGCGATCGCGGAGGCGGCGGGGCGACCGTCCCGCCCACGGACGACGCTGTACGGCGAGGTCCCGGAGGAACGGCAGCGCACGGCTCGCGCCTCGGACGGCCACCTCCCGGAACTCCTTCCGGTCCTGCCCCAGGAGTAA